TGCCCACCAGGTATTCGTATTCAGGTTTCCAATACGTAAAATAAGAGCCTTGGTAATACTTTCGTACGCTCTCAGCAGTGGTTTTAAGTTCCGTTTGATACTGTTGCGCAGTAGTGATATAAGGAATGAAAGTTTTATAATCTTCCAGTCCGATTGGATTTTCGAGCAAGAGTTTTTCAGTTGTTTCCGGGTACATCAAAGCAAAACGCGTAGCCAGCATACCGCCCATACTATGACCTAAAACCACGGTTTTTTGAACGCCTAAGGTATCTAGCAGTCGTTTATTCCAGCTAGCCATTTGGTGGAAACTGTAATGGATAAATGCTTTAGATGATTTACCAAAACCAATCTGGTCAGGTACGATTACACGATAACCGATGTTGGTTAAGGCTTTAATTACATTGCCCCAGTAATAACCTCCAAAATTTTTCCCATGGAAAAGGATTGCCGTTTTTCCATTGGCTGCTGCAGTTGGTGCAACATCCATATAAGCCATTTTAATATCCTGGTCTTCGGTATTAATAGGAAAGTATTTAACGGGATACGGGTATTTAACGTTATCAAGGGTGATAGATAGCGTATCTATTTTTTGTGCATGTACAAGGGTAAAAACGAACAGGCTGAGGGCAAGTAAAAGAAAATATCTCTTCATGATTGGTAATGATGTAAAAACTAAAAAGCTAATTGGCCCAAGTTAGACTTTTGCCAATTAGTTAGCTTAAAAATCATGCCCTTTTTACATAATCAGCAATTAAATGTAAGTGCCATGGCGATTTGAATTAATCTTTGAGCATCTGTTTCAAATATTTTACGGGCATCGCAATGGTTGTTTCATCTGATAGACTACCAGAAATTTTATCGATATTAACTTTGTCAATCTTAATTTCCGATTTTTCGAAAGTATTAATCGTTAAATTGCCAATGTTGCTTTTATCTTCTTCTCCTCCGAGATCAACGGTTGAATTCTTGCATCTTATATTTAACTTTTTATAAGAGTTGTTTTCCGAATAAAAAGTTGTACTATCCAGGTTGATGTTTAACTGTTTAATGTCGGGTTGATTAATTACTTTGCTCGATTTTCCATTATTTGTAAATAATGTAATGGGCGAGCCAAAACTGAGCTGGCCGGCATTTTTCATGTTAATATTTAAAGAATCACTTTTGGCTGTTAAAATCAGCTCTGAAGAATTAGTTAAATTGAGTTCGTCAACATTCCGACAATATA
The nucleotide sequence above comes from Pedobacter riviphilus. Encoded proteins:
- a CDS encoding alpha/beta fold hydrolase, with the translated sequence MKRYFLLLALSLFVFTLVHAQKIDTLSITLDNVKYPYPVKYFPINTEDQDIKMAYMDVAPTAAANGKTAILFHGKNFGGYYWGNVIKALTNIGYRVIVPDQIGFGKSSKAFIHYSFHQMASWNKRLLDTLGVQKTVVLGHSMGGMLATRFALMYPETTEKLLLENPIGLEDYKTFIPYITTAQQYQTELKTTAESVRKYYQGSYFTYWKPEYEYLVGIAGGVTNSSDYPRWAKVAALTYTMIYEQPVVYEFQNLKVPTVLFIGKEDKTIVGKGLLTPDQQALHGQYKLLGKQTAAKIIGAKIIEFDACGHIPHIEIPTEFLVALTGSL
- a CDS encoding GIN domain-containing protein produces the protein MKTSNKLLITLAALFIIVPIIVVAINAKINYKPSTSGGFVEEQEINAEPFDKESQGRTAVPIKNPFTSINIPDARGNALQIHFIKSDVFGVKVPTEMKDAINFSVNNVGVLQIYFDDKAQPSHHHRSDITILVYCRNVDELNLTNSSELILTAKSDSLNINMKNAGQLSFGSPITLFTNNGKSSKVINQPDIKQLNINLDSTTFYSENNSYKKLNIRCKNSTVDLGGEEDKSNIGNLTINTFEKSEIKIDKVNIDKISGSLSDETTIAMPVKYLKQMLKD